The following coding sequences are from one Capsicum annuum cultivar UCD-10X-F1 chromosome 3, UCD10Xv1.1, whole genome shotgun sequence window:
- the LOC107862991 gene encoding caffeic acid 3-O-methyltransferase (The RefSeq protein has 1 substitution compared to this genomic sequence): MDSTNQNLTQTEDEAFLFAMQLASASVLPMVLKSALELDLLEIMAKAGPGAAISPSELAAQLPTKNPEAPIMLDRMLRLLATYSVLNCTLRTLPDGRVERLYSLAPVCKLLTKNADGVSVAPLLLMNQDKVLMESWYHLTDAVLDGGVPFNKAYGMTAFEYHGTDPRFNKVFNRGMSDHSTMTMKKILEDYKGFEGLNSIVDVGGGTGATVNMIVSKYPSIKGINFDLSHVIEDAPAYPGVEHVGGDMFVSVPKADAIFMKWICHDWSDEHCLKFLKNCYEALPANGKVLVAECILPETPDTSAATKNAVHVDIVMLAHNPGGKERTEKEFEALAKGAGFTGFRRACCAYQTWVMEFHK, translated from the exons ATGGATTCAACTAACCAAAACCTAACTCAAACAGAAGATGAAGCATTCTTATTTGCAATGCAATTGGCTAGTGCTTCTGTACTTCCTATGGTCCTAAAATCAGCTTTAGAACTTGACCTTCTTGAAATTATGGCTAAGGCTGGTCCAGGTGCAGCCATTTCTCCTTCTGAGCTTGCTGCTCAGCTCCCTACGAAGAATCCAGAGGCACCCGTTATGCTTGATCGAATGCTTAGGCTTCTCGCTACTTACTCTGTGCTTAATTGTACACTCAGGACCCTCCCTGATGGCCGCGTAGAGCGGCTTTATAGTCTGGCTCCGGTGTGTAAGTTACTGACTAAGAATGCAGATGGTGTTTCTGTTGCCCCACTTTTGCTCATGAATCAAGATAAAGTCCTCATGGAGAGCTG GTACCACTTAACAGATGCAGTACTTGATGGTGGAGTCCCATTCAACAAGGCTTATGGAATGACAGCATTCGAGTACCATGGTACGGATCCAAGATTCAACAAGGTTTTCAACCGTGGAATGTCTGATCACTCTACCATGACCATGAAGAAGATTCTAGAAGACTACAAAGGATTTGAAGGACTCAATTccattgttgatgttggtggtggaaCTGGGGCTACTGTGAACATGATTGTCTCCAAGTATCCGTCCATTAAAGGCATTAACTTTGATTTGTCACATGTTATTGAAGATGCTCCAGCTTACCCCG GTGTCGAACATGTTGGTGGGGACATGTTTGTTAGTGTACCGAAAGCAGATGCCATTTTCATGAAG TGGATTTGTCATGATTGGAGCGATGAGCATTGCTTAAAATTCTTGAAGAACTGTTACGAAGCACTTCCTGCAAATGGGAAAGTTTTAGTTGCAGAGTGCATACTTCCAGAGACCCCAGACACATCAGCTGCCACAAAGAATGCAGTACATGTTGATATTGTTATGTTAGCACATAACCCAGGAGGCAAAGAAAGGACTGAGAAAGAATTTGAAGCTTTGGCTAAGGGTGCTGGATTTACTGGATTCCGCAGAGCTTGCTGTGCTTACCAAACTTGGGTCATGGAATTCCACAAGTGA